aaacccctcccactcccccaaatccctcccaaaccccctcaaatcccccccaaatccctcccaaaccccctctgacccccccaaccccctgtcccccccccagTGAGCTGTATTTCCGTGCCCCCTCGCTGTCCAAGCCGCGGGTGATCCGGGAGGTCCGGGCCAGCTCCATCGGGAAGCTGGTCACCGTCCGGGGGGTCGTCACCCGCGTCACCGACGTCAGGCCCCTGCTCGTGGTGGCCACCTACAGCTGTGACCAGTGTGGGGCTGAGACCTACCAGCCCGTaagggggggctgggggggctttgggggggatttgggggggttttgaggggatttgggggggttttggggtgtttttgggggattttggagTCTCTGACCCGCTCACCTCTCATGGTGGTGGCCACCTACAGCTGTGACCAGTGTGGGGCTGAGACCTACCAGCCCCTaagggggggctgggggggcttcTTTGGGGACTTACAGGGAGTTTGGGGGTGTTTtaagggggtttgggggtgttttaggggagttttgggggtcctgggggaggTGGCCCCTCATGGTGGTGGCCACCTACAGCTGTGACCAGTGTGGGGCCGAGACCTACCAGCCCATaagggggggctggggggtcttTGGGGGGCTCTAACTGATCTCttgggggagttttgggggggcTTGATGTGTTTTAGGGGGGTTTTGAGGTGTTTTAGGGGGATTTTGCGGTGGTTTAGGGGGGTTTTGGGTGTGGCCCCTGCTCGTGGTGGCCACCTGCAGCTGTGACCAGTGTGGGACCGAGACCTACCAGCCCCTAagaggggctttgggggggctttggggggctCTAACTGATCTCttgggggagttttgggggggcTTGAGGTGTTTTAGGGGAGTTTTGAGGTGTTttagggggttttggggtggtttaGGGGGGTTTTGGGTGTGGCCCCTGCTCGTGGTGGCCACCTGCAGCTGTGACCAATGTGGGGCCGAGACCTACCAGCCCCTAagaggggctttgggggggctttggggggctCTAACTGATCtcttgggggattttgggggggctTGAGGTGTTTtaggggggttttggggtgttttaggGGGGTTTTGAGGTGTTTTAGGGCGGTTTTGGGTGTGACCCCTGCTCGTGGTGGCCACCTACAGCTGTGACCAGTGTGGGACTGAGACCTACCAGCCCATAAGGGGGCCTctgaggggctttggggggctTCTTTGGGGACTTACAGGGGAtttgaggggatttgggggggttttggggtgttttaggggggttttgggggtctctgaCCCACTCACCCCTCATGGTGGTGACCCCCAGAGCTGTGACCAGTGCGGGGCCGAGACCTACCAGCCCCTaaggggggctctgggggggcttgggggggttTTAATCCCCGGCTTTGTTGAGTTTTGGGagagtttgggggggttttggggtcttAAAAGGGGTTGGGGGGCTCTAGGGAGGCTTTGGAGGGGGGACTTGGGGCACCCAAATGTGGTTTGGGGGGGGCCCACAACTGGCACCTtaagggggtttgggggagttTGAGGGGCTTTagggaggtttggggggctTTAATCCCCTCCTTTTgggagatttgggggagttatgggggattttgggggctCAGGTGAATTTTTTGGGGTCCAGGGGGGTCTGTAGGATTTTGgcccccccccctcctcagATCAAGGGTCCCCCTTTTTCTGCCCCTTTTAtgagggggattttgggatccaggtgggtttttttgggatctgggggagttttgggggctcaggggggtctGTAGGATTTTGGGGGCCCCCCCTGACCCCTCTGTTCTCCCCCCCACAATCGAGGGCTCCCCTTTCCTGCCCCTTTTATGAGGGGAATTTTGGGATCCAGGTGGGTTTATTGGGCTCCAGGTGGGTTTATTGGGATCCAGGTGTTTTTTTTAGgatccaggtgggttttttaagaTCCAGGGGGGCCTGTAGGATTTTGGGGGCCCCCCCtgacccctctgtcccccccccTCAGATCGAGGGCCCCACGTTCACGCCGCTGTTGCTGTGCCCGAGCCGCGAGTGCCAAACCAACCGGGCGGGGGGGAGGCTCTacctgcagagcaggggctcCAAATTCACCAAATTCCAGGAGCTGCGCATCCAGGAGCACGtgagtgagggaaaaaaaaccaaaaaacgGGCTCTGGGGACCCCAAAACTGTCAAAAACGGCCCCAAAATGGTCAAAAACGACCTCAAAATGGGCCTCAAAGTGGGCCTCAAAATGGCCGCCAGGGTGACAAAACGGGCTCAAATGGCCCCAAAATGGGCTCCAAATTCCTCAAATTCCAGGAATTTGTGGATCCAGGAGTATGTGAGTGAGGGAAAATCCCATGGGAACACCCCGAAAACGAACTTTGGGGACCCCAAAAGGGTCAAAAACGGCCCCAAAATGGTCAAAAAGGGCCCCAAAATGGGTCTCAAAGCGGGTCTCAAAATGGCCACCAGGGTGACAAAATGGTCTCAGATGGCCCCAAAATGGGCCCAAACTGACCCCAAACGTCCCCAAACTGACCCCAAACGTCCCCAAACTGACCCCAAACGTTCCCATCCCGTTTCCAGTCGGACCAGGTCCCGGTGGGGCACCTGCCCCGCTCGGTGTCCGTTCACCTGCGCGGGGAGAACACGCGCCAGGCCCAGCCCGGGGACCACCTCAGCGTCACCGGGGtcttcctgcccctcctgcgGCCTGGGTACCGACAGGTCCAACAGGTGAGACCCCAAAAACACACCTGAGACCCCAAACTCCCCTGTGTgaccccaaaactgaccccaaacccacctgtgtgaccccaaacccacctgtgtgaccccaaacccacctgtgtgaccccaaacccacctcaGCGTCACCGGGGtcttcctgcccctcctgcgGCCTGGGTACCGACAGGTCCAACAGGTGAGACCCCAAAAACACACCTGagaccccaaaactgaccccaaacccacctgtgtgaccccaaacccacctgtgtgaccccaaacccacctcaGTGTCACCGGGGTCTTCCTGCCCCTGCTGCGGCCTGGGTACCGACAGGTCCAACAGGTGAGACCCCAaaaacacacctgggaccccaaaactgcccccaaacccacctgtgggaccccaaacccacctgtgtgaccccaaaacccacctgtgtgaccccaaaatccacctgtgtgaccccaaaacccacctgtgggaccccaaacccacctgtgtgaccccaaacccacctgtgggaccccaaacccacctgtgggaccccaaaactgaccccaaacccacctgtgTGACCCTAAAACCCACCTGTGGgaccccaaaactgaccccaaacccacctgtgTGACCCCAAAAATATCTGTGTGACTCCAAACTCCCCTGTGtgaccccaaatccctgtttttccccccaaatccctgtttttccccccaaacccctgtttgttattgtagggtctccTGTCCGAGACGTACCTGGAGGAGCATCCACtgtttgttcttgtttgttattgtagggtctccTGTCGGAGACGTACCTGTGtgaccccaaatccctgtttttccccccaaacccctgtttgttcttgtttgttattgtagggtctccTGTCGGAGACGTACCTGGAGGGGCATCACCTGTTTgttatttattgtttgtttttgtaggGTCTCCTGTCCGAGACGTACCTGGAGGAGCATCACCTGTTTGTTATTGtttgttattgtttgtttttgtaggGTCTCCTGTCGGAGACGTACCTGGAGGGGCATCACCTGtttgttattgtttgtttttgtttgttattgtagggtctccTGTCGGAGACGTACCTGGAGGGACATCCCCTGTTTGTTAttgtttgttattgttatttattgtttgttattgtagggtctccTGTCCGAGACGTACCTGGAGGGGCATCCCCtgtttgttattgttatttattgtttgttattgtagggtctccTGTCGGAGACGTACCTGGAGGGACATCCCCTGTTTGTTAttgtttgttattgttatttattgtttgtttttgtaggGTCTCCTGTCGGAGACGTACCTGGAGGGACATCCCCTGTTTGTTAttgtttgttattgttatttattgtttgtttttgtaggGTCTCCTGTCGGAGACGTACCTGGAGGGGCATCACCTGTTTGTTAttgtttgttattgttatttattgtttgttattgttatttattgtttgttattgttatttattgtttgttattgtagggtctccTGTCTGAGACGTACCTGGAGGGGCATCACCTGTTTGTTAttgtttgttattgttatttattgtttgttattgtagggtctccTGTCCGAGACGTACCTGGAGGGGCATCCCCTGTTTGTTATTGTTTGTTAttgtttgttattgttgtttattgtttgtttttgtaggGTCTCCTGTCTGAGACGTACCTGGAGGGGCATCCCCTGTTTGTTATTGTTTGTTAttgtttgttattgttgtttatTGTAGGGTCTCCTGTCCGAGACGTACCTGGAGGGGCATCACCtgtttgttattgttatttattgtttgttattgtttgttattgttatttattgtttgttattgtttgttattgttatttattgtttgtttttgtaggGTCTCCTGTCCGAGACGTACCTGGAGGGGCATCACCTGCTCAAGGTGAACAAGagcgaggaggaggaaggagggggaggggaacTCACCGAGGAGGAGCTGAAGGAGATCACGGGTCGGTTTGGGGGCAAAACACCGGGATTTGGGAAAAAACGGGGATTGGGGAAAAAACGGGGCagtttggggagaaaaaacGGGGATTTGGGAAAAAACGGGGATTGGGGAAAAAAcggggatttggggggaaaacaCCGGGATTTGGGAAAAAAcggggcagtttggggggaaaaaatagggatttgggaaaaaacggagatttgggaaaaaacggggcagtttgggggcaaaacagggggatttggggctcCCAAGCTCATTTTTTCAGTTCCCAGATGAATTTTGAGGGTTCCCAGGTGgtttattcccatttttcccactCCAGAGGATGATTTCTACGGCAAACTGGGGGTTCCCAGGGGGGATTTTGAGGTTCCCAGGCAGGTTTTTGGGGCTCCCAAGCTCATTTTGAGGATTCCCAGGTgatttattcccatttttcccccttccaGAGGATGATTTCTCTGGCAAACTGGGGGTTCCCAGGGGGGATTTTGAGGTTCCCAGGGGGGATTTTGAGGTTCCCAAGCAGGTTTTTGGGGTTCCCAAGCTCATTTTTGGGGCTCCCAAGCTCATTTTGAGGGTTCCCAGGTGgtttattcccatttttcccccttccaGAGGATGATTTCTACGGCAAACTGGGGGTTCCcaggggggattttggggttccCAAGCTCATTTTTGAGGTTCCCAAGCTCATTTTTGAGGTTCCCAGACAGGTTTTTGGGGTTCCCAAGCTCATTTTTGGGGTTCCCAAGCTCATTTTGAGCATTCCCAGGTGgtttattcccatttttcccccttccaGAGGATGATTTCTACGGCAAACTCGCCTCCTCCATCGCCCCCGAGATCTTTGGCCACGAGGACGTGAAGAagtcgctgctgctgctgctcgtGGGGGGCGTCGAGAGGAGCCCCCGGGGCATGAAAATCAGGGGTGAGGggccccaaaatcccaccagaGGGACCCAAAATCCCACCAGAGGGACCCCAAAATCCCGGGGGGCGGAGCCAGTGGGTttatccctctttttttcctctttttttccccttttcccccccattttttctccgtttttctcccttttttccccattttttctccctttttcccccttatttttcctttattatttttctctcattattatttttattcccccccccttttcccctccctggggcCCCAAATCCCACCAGAGGGACCCCAAAATCCCGGGGGGCGGAGCCAGTGGGTTtatcccttctttttcctctttttttctccttttttcccccgttttttctccatttttctcccttttttccccattttttctctgttttttccccttatttttcctttattatttttccctcatTATTAGttttattcccccccccttttcccctcctggggcccaaaatcccaccaaagggaccccccaaatccaggTTTTGGGACTCCCCAAATCTGGGTtttgggaccccccaaatccaggtttccctccccaaatccaggtttccctccccaaatccaGGTTTCTCTCCCCAAATCCAGGTTTCTCTCCCCAAATCCAGGTTTCTCTCCCCAAATCCAGGtttccctccccaaatccaggtttccctccccaaatccaGGTTTCTCTCCCCAAATCCAGGTTTCTCTCCCCAAATCCAGGTTTCTCTCCCCAAATCCAGGtttccctccccaaatccaggtttccctccccaaatccaGGTTTCTCTCCCCAAATCCAGGtttccctccccaaatccaGGTTTCTCTCCCCAAATCCAGGtttccctccccaaatccaggtttccctccccaaatccaggtttccctccccaaatccaGGTTTCTCTCCCCCCAAATCCGGGTTTCCCTCCCCAAATTCCCGTTTCCTGACCCTTTTCCCGTTCCCAGGGAACATCAACATCTGTCTGATGGGAGACCCGGGCGTGGCCAAATCCCAACTGCTCTGTTACATCGACCGCCTGGCACCACGCAGTGAGTGACCTTCATCCTCACCTTCATCATCCTCTTCATCATCCTCACCTTCATCATCCTCTtcttcatcctcatcctcatccccttcatcctcctccccatccccttcctgTGTTACATCGACCGCCTGGCACCGCGCAGTGAGTCACCTTCATCATCCTCTTCATCATCCTCTTCATCATCctcttcatcatcctcatcttcatcatcctcatcttcatcttcatcaTCCTCACTTTCATCATCCTCTtcttcatcctcatcctcatccccttcatcctcctcctccccatccccttcctgTGCTACATCGACCGCCTGGCACCGCGCAGTGAGTGAccttcatcaccctcatcatcctcatcctctCCATCCTCATTTTCACCTTCATCCCCTTCATCCTCATCTtcattctcctccccatccccttccccacaTCCAAGCTCCGGGGTCTCGGTGACCCCCTTTGAGGGGTGACCTGGGGGTCACTCCAGGACCTCTGAGGGTGCTCCAGgaaccttcctcctcctctcctcctcttcctcaccttctcctcctctccctcctccctctccttcctccccacccaaCCCCTGTTGGGCTGATGCTCCTCAATCTTGGTGACCCCCTTTGAGGGGTGACCTGGAGGTCACTCCATGAGCCTTCCTcactctcccctcctctccctcacccctttccttcctcctctcctcctcttcctcccccttttctccccaccCAACCCCTGTTGGGCTGAAGCTCCTCAATCTTGGTGACCCCCTTTGAGGGGTGACCTGGGGGTCACTCCAGGAGCTTTGAGGTCACTCCAggagccttcctcctcctctcctcctcttcctcacccctttccttcctcctctcctcctcttcctcctccctttcttttctcctcagcCAAACACTCATTGGGCTGATGCTCCTGGGTCTCGGTGCCCCCCTTTGAGGGGTGACCTGGGGGTCACTCCAGGAGCTTTGAGAGTTCTCCAAGTGCCTTCCtcaccctcctctcctcttcctcacccctttccttcctccttttcctcctccctttcttttctccccaccCAACCCCTGTTGGGCTGAAGCTCCTCAGTCTTGGTGCCCCCCTTTGAGGGGTGACCTGGGGGTCACTCCGGGAGCTCCGAGGTCACTCCAGGAGCCTTCCTcgtcttctcctcctcttcctcaccttctcctcctcttcctcaccttctcctcctcttcctcaccttctcctcctcttcctcaccttctcctcttcctcaccccttcctccccacccaACCCCTCTTGGGTTGATGCTCCTGGGTCTCGGTGCCCCCCTTTGAGGGGTGACCTGGGGGTCACTCCAGGAGCCTTCCtcaccctcctctcctccccctgtCTCCCCAGGCCAGTACACGACGGGCCGTGGCTCGTCGGGGGTGGGGCTGACGGCGGCGGTGCTGCGGGACCCGCGGAGCggggagctggtgctggagggggGGGCCCTGGTCCTGGCCGACCGCGGCGTCTGCTGCATCGACGAGTTCGACAAGATGCTCGAGGGCGACCGCGTGGCCGTGCACGaggccctggagcagcagagcgTGGCCGTGGCCAAGGCCGGCGTGCTGGCCACCCTCAACGCCCGCTGCGCCGTCCTGGCCGCCGCCAACCCCGCCCTGGGCAGGTATGACCCTGCCAGGACCCTGGAGCACAACCTGCAGCTCCCCGCAGCCCTCCTGTCCCGCTTCGACCtcctctggctgctccaggaccggccccacagggacagggacctcAGGTGAGGGGTTTGGGATCCATGGGATAACatttgggatccctgggatggggtttgggatccctgggatggggtttgggacctgctctggctgctccaggaccggccccacagggacagggacctcAGGTGAGGGGTTTGGGATCtatgggatggggtttgggatccatgggagggggtttgggatcCATGGGATTGGGGtttgggatccctgggatggggtttgggatctcctctggctgctccaggaccggccccacagggacagggacctcAGGTGAGGGGATGAGAGAcgtgggatggggtttgggatgtgtgggatggggtttgggatccatgggatggggtttgggatccatgggatggggtttgggaactcctctggctgctccaggaccggccccacagggacagggacctcAGGTGAGGGgtttgggatccctgggaaggggtttgggatccatgggatggggtttgggatgcatgggaggggtttgggatccctgggatggggtttgggaactgctctggctgctccaggaCGGGccccacagggacagggacctcAGGTGAGGGGTTTGGGATCCAtgggaggggtttgggatccatgggagggggtttgggatcCATGGGATTGGGGTTTGGGATCcatgggatggggtttgggatccctgggaggggtttgggatcCCCAGGAGAGCTTTGGGATCCCTGGCAGAAGTTTGGGGGGTTTCCTGGATTTCTGGGCCCCCCCAAATTCCCGTTTTCCCCCCGTTTCCAGGCTGGCCCAGCACGTGACATTCGTGCACCAGCACTGCCGGCAGCCCCCCAGTTCCTGCCAGCCCCTCGACATGAGGCTCATGAGGTGGGTCAGACCCCAAAAACACCCTCAAagcaccccaaaaacaccctcAAAGCACcccaaaaatatctgaaaagtcaccccaaaaacaccctcaaatcaccccaaaaacaccctcaaatcaccccaaaaatatctgaaaagtcacccccaaaacagcctcaaatcacccaaaaaatatctgaaaagtcaccccaaaaacaccctcaaatcaccccaaaagcAGCCTCCAAATCGCCCcaaaaaagatctgaaaaatcacccccaaaacagcctcaaatcacccaaaaaatatctgaaaagtcACCCCAAAAACAGCctccaaatcaccccaaaaccagcctgaaatcaccccaaaaatatctgaaaaatcaccccaaaaccactctgaaatcaccccaaaaacagCCTCAAAATCGCCCCAAAAACAGCCTCCAAATCACCCaaagaatatctgaaaaatCGCCCCAAAAACAGCctccaaatcaccccaaaaatatctgaaaaatcaccccaaaaacagcctccaaatcaccccaaaaataacctcaaatcaccccaaaaccaacctcaaaatcaccccaaaaccagcctccaaatcacccaaaaaatatctgaaaaatcactccaaaaacaccctgaaatcaccccaaaaacagCCTCAAAATCGCCCCAAAAACAACCtccaaatcacccaaaaaatatctgaaaagtcaccccaaaaacaccctcaaatcaccccaaaaataacctcaaatcaccccaaaaacagcctccaaatcaccccaaaaacaccctcaaatcaccccaaaaacagCCTCAAAATCACCCCTAAAAAGTGTTTTTGAGGAGATTTTCTGGGTGTTTTTCCGGTGTTTTGAGGAGATTTTTGGGGAGATTCTGAGCagatttttctgaatgttttgaggagatttttggggtgtttttcagaaaattttctgtatttttgggggtatttttgaggagattttctgtatttttggggtgtgttttgaggagatttttggggtgtttttgagcagatttttgggggggttttgagcagatttttgggggggttttgaGGAGattttctggatatttttggggtgtttttgagcagattttttggggggtttttgaGCAGATTTTCTgggtggtttttggggtgttttgaggagatttttgggggtgtttttgaggacattttctgtatttttgggggtgtttttgaggagatttttgggggtgtttttgaggagattttgggggtgtttttgaggacattttctatatttttgggagtggttttggggtgttttgagTAGATTTtctgggtgttttgggggggtttttgaGGAGATTTTCGGTGTGTTTTTGAGcagatttttggggtgttttgagCAGATTttctgggtgggtttggggtgtttttgagatttttgggggtgtttttgagcagatttttggggtgttttgagCAGATTttctgggtgggttttgggtgtttttgagatttttggggtgttttgagCAGATTttctgggtgggtttggggggtttttgaggagatttttggggggtttttgagg
The sequence above is drawn from the Chiroxiphia lanceolata isolate bChiLan1 unplaced genomic scaffold, bChiLan1.pri scaffold_117_arrow_ctg1, whole genome shotgun sequence genome and encodes:
- the MCM7 gene encoding DNA replication licensing factor MCM7; the encoded protein is FGGSGSSFGGVWGVFTPAVQELLLLYRDREVTPRDPLDVYLEHRLLLEQRGQDGGGAPKPPQNQYPPELLRRFELYFRAPSLSKPRVIREVRASSIGKLVTVRGVVTRVTDVRPLLVVATYSCDQCGAETYQPIEGPTFTPLLLCPSRECQTNRAGGRLYLQSRGSKFTKFQELRIQEHSDQVPVGHLPRSVSVHLRGENTRQAQPGDHLSVTGVFLPLLRPGYRQVQQGLLSETYLEGHHLLKVNKSEEEEGGGGELTEEELKEITEDDFYGKLASSIAPEIFGHEDVKKSLLLLLVGGVERSPRGMKIRGNINICLMGDPGVAKSQLLCYIDRLAPRSQYTTGRGSSGVGLTAAVLRDPRSGELVLEGGALVLADRGVCCIDEFDKMLEGDRVAVHEALEQQSVAVAKAGVLATLNARCAVLAAANPALGRYDPARTLEHNLQLPAALLSRFDLLWLLQDRPHRDRDLRLAQHVTFVHQHCRQPPSSCQPLDMRLMRRYLAMCKRREPRVPEALGDFITAAYVEMRREAWSSRDGLYTSARTLLAILRLAMALARLRLGDVVEKEDVSEAMRLLEAARESLQGDKGQHNRPQRPSEAIFGVLRELGGPGARGVSLPQALTLLSSRGFTPAQVGQALEEYEALNILQVNPARTRVTFV